In the Ctenopharyngodon idella isolate HZGC_01 chromosome 4, HZGC01, whole genome shotgun sequence genome, one interval contains:
- the si:cabz01083838.1 gene encoding macrophage mannose receptor 1, protein MDTLFHLLFFSGFCSFIGGISHEYVLIQEQKTWYQAQAYCRENHIDLATVQNDDDWANLQGTVYKMAKMAWIGLYNDIYSWRWSYQDEKITLQNWFTGEPNNYDGHEACGMIDDKTWNDYDCSGQFPFFCFSENRTNRFVFISNAKTWKEAQSYCRHHYTDLAIVWSQSENDQLVELKKPYSFAWIGLFRDVWKWSDATNVSTSSLTWLTAQPDVMLQSPCGVSDPAGMIHYQVCSDVLPFLCMQRTKKQIVRVKVKSAQNLNDPILKNVTLQWIKQKLKEWGLEKETRVAWRVQPNGNVFSPA, encoded by the exons ATGGACACGCTGTTTCATTTGCTATTTTTCTCAG GATTCTGTTCATTTATTGGGGGCATCTCACATGAATATGTTCTAATCCAGGAACAGAAGACTTGGTACCAGGCACAAGCTTACTGCAGAGAGAATCACATTGACCTGGCCACTGTTCAAAATGATGACGACTGGGCAAATCTACAAGGCACAGTTTATAAAATGGCTAAGATGGCTTGGATTGGACTGTATAATGACATTTATAGCTGGCGGTGGTCTTATCaggatgagaaaataacatTACAGAATTGGTTCACTGGAGAACCAAACAACTACGATGGACATGAGGCATGTGGTATGATAGACGATAAAACATGGAATGATTATGACTGCAGTGgacaatttccatttttttgcTTCAGTG AGAACAGAACAAAcaggtttgttttcattagCAATGCCAAAACCTGGAAAGAGGCTCAGAGCTACTGCAGACATCATTACACAGATCTGGCCATCGTTTGGAGTCAAAGTGAGAATGACCAATTAGTTGAGCTGAAGAAACCATATTCGTTTGCTTGGATTGGTCTGTTTAGAGATGTGTGGAAATGGTCAGATGCAACAAATGTCTCCACTTCCTCCCTTACCTGGCTGACAGCACAACCTGATGTGATGCTGCAAAGTCCTTGTGGTGTTTCAGATCCTGCTGGTATGATCCATTACCAGGTCTGCTCTGATGTCCTTCCTTTCCTCTGCATGCAAC GTACAAAGAAACAGATTGTGAGAGTGAAGGTGAAAAGTGCTCAGAATCTAAATGACCCTATACTGAAGAACGTTACCTTACAGTGG